A segment of the Anopheles cruzii chromosome 2, idAnoCruzAS_RS32_06, whole genome shotgun sequence genome:
GGTTCTCCGCAAACATTGCTGCTGCCACGTGACGCTTGTACCGATACCGATAGGTAAATAGACTATTCTTCTAACCTTTTTATTGTCTTCTCAAATTATTTATGACTATTTGCCCAACAAGGAACAAGATCTGATGACGATCTCGATGACGAtctgaaaatttatttttgacCTTACAGCTACACCGTTTCCCCAACCGGTTTGATGATTATCTCGTGCACCTGAACGTGCGGAGGTGTGCCGACCGCGTACAGAATCGCATTCGCAACGTCTTCCGCCTCCAGCATGGGCGTCCCGGCGAACTGGTCGCCTTCTGGTAGCATCTCCGTCCGCACGATGCCCGGGCTGATGCTCTATGGAAATGCCAAATCAACACCCGTAATCAGctagagttttttttttccagtATATCCGCCAAACCTACCGTCACTTTCACGCGGGTGTTTTCGTTACGGAAATCGTTCCGCAACGTTTCCGTTATGGCCGTCACGGCGTACTTGGAGGCCATGTACATATTGAGATTCGGAAACGGCACGTACTTATGACCCAGGATGCTGTTCAGATTGACGATGTGCCCATCGACGGAACGGGAGCGCATCATGTTGAACGCCTCACGAGTGCACAAAACTAAACCCAACACGTTCGTGTCCAGCACGGCCCGCAAATCCTCTGTATTTCCGGGGCTAACCAGTGTCACTTCCTGTCGCGAAACTCCCGCATTGTTGATCAGTACGTCGACGCCACCGAATTGCCGTTGTACCGAGGCGAAAGCTTCTAAGATCGAGGCCTCGTTCGTTACGTCACACTTGAGGGCGTGTATCCTGGTGGCCACAGCCGCCGGTAGCTCCTTTCGCATTGCCTCGACTCGTTCGGCACGGCGTGCCAGACCGACGGTGATCAtaccggccccggccagagCCTTCACAACGGCCGCCCCAATACCCGAGCTGGCACCCGTTACGACCGCAACCTTTCCGATCCAAcgttccatttccgttccggaacTGTCACTGCACACCTTTCGACATCAACTAGCGCCGTCCAACAGCGAATGGGCGCGTATTTATGTGAAAAATCTGAGATTCTATCGCTTACATCACCCGTTGAGGTGCATCGCGATTGCCGATCCACTCATTGCTCaggttgctgtttgttttttgttgtcccTTCTCGCTACTCTAAGCGTAGGCAATAAGTTGATTACATGAGCCCTGGCCCCAGTGTTTTCATTTCCGCACCTTTCTCACTCAGCCGTGGACTGTTTGCCTGTCATCATAAAACATCGTTGACTGATCTTTTGCTGATTCCTCGGCTGGAGTCACAGTGACATGCAAAGTTCTCATGAGAACGCTCTGTCATTTGTAAAATCACATAAAATAAGATGTAGTGCAGTTAAGTGATCGACATATGACCACGATGGTTTATCTGCTCTGCTCAATTCAAGTTATATGGATTATTTTACAACCATTAAATTGACCAAAACGTAAAGGTTGATACTATCTGCTTGTAGTTTGTAAAAATCCTAGAACACATGATCATAGAAAAACGTCATAAACTGGTCACAATGATTCACAATACCGTGCAAAGTTACTGGCATTCCGTGTGAGCCTTCTTGGCTACTTCTTGACCAATGTGCTAATTGGTAATCGACTGATTGTGAtatgaaaaatgaataacTTCGAGGGTCCCTGAAGAGCGTGCCAACCTCTTACGCTCCGTTAACCCAACAAATGATCAGTCGATTCCGAATTGGTAACTACCGAATAAAACACTATCGATCGGTCACACGAATCCGATTAGTTAAACCGATTCAAGGCGTTTCGGTCTTCACGTAGGGGTCCTTATAAAGTGGTGCAGCATTTTCATGCTGCAGTTGCAATCGAACCGTTTCTCGAGTCAGCAGGGCGCCCATCTGTGAAATCCGCTCACCGTTCAAACATGAACCGTTGGATAGGTAAGGTGGCTGTTGTGACCGGTGCCAGTTCGGGAATCGGTGCTGCTACGGCGAAAGCGCTCGCTAATGCGGGCATGATCACCGTCGGTTTGGCTCGGCGTGTCGATAGAATCGATGAACTGAAGGCTGGGCTTCCGGTTGAGGCCGCTAGCCGATTGCACAGTTTATGGTGTGACGTCACCAAGGAGAACGACATTTTGGAAGCCTTTTCACACATCGAGCAACGCTTTGGCGGAGTGGACGTGCTGATCAACAGTGCAGGCGTTGCTCGGAGCTCCACCGGATTGCTCGACTCtaacaacacacaaacgctgCGCGATGTGGTCGACACCAATCTGATGGGGCTGATGATGTGCAGTCGCGAGGCGTTCCAATCAATGAAGAAACGATCGGTCGATGGACACATCGTTCACATCAACAGTGTCCTCGGGCATAAGGTGTTCCCAATGCAGGGACTCAATGCCTACGCGGCCACCAAATTCGGTGTGACGGCTCTGGCCGAAACGATGCGCAACGAGCTACGGTCGGtgggaaacaaaaccaaagtCACGGTAAGAAGATCCGGTCCTGTTCCGAGGTGTGTTCCGCTgtacaaacgaaaacaacaactcaatcaaacacaaaattctTCCATTCGCAGTGTGTTAGTCCTGGTTTTGTGCGAACGAAAATTCTTCCCAAAGGAATGGACCTCTCGTCGGTCCTCGAGCCAGAAGATGTTGCCGAGGCCATCCTCTACGTCGTCGGGACGCCGCCGAAAGTGCAGATCGAGGACATTACGTTTCAATCGGTTACCGCACCGTTGTAGGAGAGTTAGTCAGCGTTGTACA
Coding sequences within it:
- the LOC128267463 gene encoding farnesol dehydrogenase-like, whose amino-acid sequence is MERWIGKVAVVTGASSGIGAAVVKALAGAGMITVGLARRAERVEAMRKELPAAVATRIHALKCDVTNEASILEAFASVQRQFGGVDVLINNAGVSRQEVTLVSPGNTEDLRAVLDTNVLGLVLCTREAFNMMRSRSVDGHIVNLNSILGHKYVPFPNLNMYMASKYAVTAITETLRNDFRNENTRVKVTSISPGIVRTEMLPEGDQFAGTPMLEAEDVANAILYAVGTPPHVQVHEIIIKPVGETV
- the LOC128279013 gene encoding farnesol dehydrogenase-like, which produces MNRWIGKVAVVTGASSGIGAATAKALANAGMITVGLARRVDRIDELKAGLPVEAASRLHSLWCDVTKENDILEAFSHIEQRFGGVDVLINSAGVARSSTGLLDSNNTQTLRDVVDTNLMGLMMCSREAFQSMKKRSVDGHIVHINSVLGHKVFPMQGLNAYAATKFGVTALAETMRNELRSVGNKTKVTCVSPGFVRTKILPKGMDLSSVLEPEDVAEAILYVVGTPPKVQIEDITFQSVTAPL